In the genome of Botrytis cinerea B05.10 chromosome 5, complete sequence, one region contains:
- the Bceaf1 gene encoding Bceaf1: MSEVGAPIRNRLLRSKQDEASRINSSRKRKLRELFAVCDNEGPIPVILGIDSNAPPTNSAEAQFLEACDILQDRPFNESNLPARRQLRSDSLKQKSAIRQTGKDLLVKDASHKIEHYFKSDGAIPRKSRGTPPIENSNEGRNIERNGDDVRATAAATGVSIRRSPSKSLQTNSPTESSADIISSVEEAPEIASHLTNAAQSQQQQHDLSSRNFEVDRIKTVVESPPGSPGVNPREAVPPSAEDVANLQEPVIFGANDENHHAATAHLPPKEVQEARIEEMEKAREHTGDRGRHSITNSLRIAVDLPSSPSSTIDAHSTTTPARHDVSADTSPENDNSRYEEAKNPDNDVDLKPSTEPKSNREDIAQEDEHNSRHKTQNELSSTEALGSNSMSADAQLRMEDQAAAGSKIAAVTEIADSEASSSQGAEDLKLLAQQDRNSEKKIAVERAGDGANASLADETVRSEKVRPTPKANEVPDSEGEGQTPVDAMDLDVASVKDSSESQTTLESGPITNAKEPTSVLEETPMQMPSDAKTPPSAMSTPTTRKASSSTPVPVQAPIERMTTRVASGAIRHKSVSEILGETPAPNTSPTSARSPVSKLDTESAVNSPSRGSTPGSTRSLLQKSKEKNQSRLSTVVFAKKPTPGPRVNDITLVPRGANSHAAHAASPYDDYFACLYLNSHNTQKTGYPPLDGLLQTAHKTITTSNAFVPITENQTTRILKRIYGLQNTSKWSLRQPKRSEEPIRPTTHWDVLLQEAKWMRTDFREERKWKMAVAKNLAYACAEWFEASVEERKILQVNATRPALVLAETSKDVEMDDETSKSLSHPTPELIASAEFDSPMDDVDDELRLSLIDTVSPTAIFGLQDDDVVFGLSRSPATDKLLEELPLYGAPLSVPCNDLPTSEVDPDRFWRRPAVGISKYVEGRMELKFQGPSRKRSRFEYEEDSEDEDAEIDESRREKSLLPPEQTNIGLFDPANKHIRDRIHAGHQFRPPSEFPMPVQSFFENRSCSQWTCSEDDELKRHVREYAYNWSLISNMLSSRSLFSSGAERRTPWECFERWIALEGLPAEMQKTAYFKAYNNRMEAAQRNLQIMAAEAARQPIVNGQPVPPRKRTTTTQRVEKRRNQKHLSLIDAMRRLAKKRENSAQKQQLTAAQAAARKPAEPTQTWTPIKTPQEFSRLKHDREEQYKKSMAAFQLRQEQVRREAQARQRNAIQQQQAHPNGLPQRGPALPNGLVPPIGQPNGNGHLAVPGQNRPRPLPPHMAGVGPMPNNLRIPQAMSNGVPQAQMQGGLPLNPALTPELADGARRAALQQRQQQHMQSMAQQQNSPHPGQAQNSPPRMNGMPAQPGFMPNNMNSYNSNHINGMAGSPGISAPSPAQAGSPRLDLPPSGLPNGGLPPNVPFSEIAQNVKKANPNASPNEIHKLVGENIAAYANNRHLQQRGLVQPPSGIATSAMNAAAGNNNIGMNGQGGQRPPPIGIENASPQMHNSRQHNSSNSTRKPS, translated from the exons ATGAGCGAGGTTGGAGCGCCCATTCGCAATCGCCTTTTACGATCAAAACAAGATGAAGCAAG TCGAATTAATTCATCGAGAAAGAGGAAACTTCGCGAGTTGTTCGCAGTTTGCGACAATGAGGGCCCTATACCTGTAATCCTTGGGATAGACTCTAATGCTCCACCAACCAATTCCGCAGAGGCACAATTTCTCGAGGCTTGTGATATCTTACA AGATCGACCCTTCAATGAATCAAATCTACCCGCCCGACGACAACTTCGATCCGATTCCTTGAAACAAAAATCAGCAATTCGCCAAACAGGCAAGGACCTTTTGGTAAAAGATGCGTCTCATAAAATAGAacattatttcaaaagcgaTGGTGCAATACCACGAAAGAGCCGTGGCACTCCTCCAATTGAGAACAGTAACGAAGGACGAAATATCgagagaaatggagatgaCGTTAGggcaacagcagcagcgaCTGGCGTTTCTATACGCAGATCGCCCTCGAAGAGCTTGCAGACAAATTCACCGACCGAGTCTTCTGCAGACATTATTTCTTCCGTGGAGGAGGCACCTGAAATAGCTAGTCATCTTACGAATGCGGCGCAAAgtcaacagcaacagcatgATTTGTCCAGTAGAAATTTCGAAGTCGATCGTATCAAGACAGTAGTGGAAAGCCCTCCTGGAAGCCCTGGAGTGAATCCAAGGGAAGCCGTACCTCCATCTGCCGAAGACGTTGCGAACCTGCAAGAGCCAGTTATCTTTGGCGCGAATGATGAGAATCATCATGCTGCAACTGCTCATTTACCACCGAAAGAGGTTCAAGAAGCCCGAAtagaggagatggagaaggcaCGCGAGCACACAGGGGATAGAGGTAGACATTCAATCACGAATTCACTTAGGATTGCCGTGGATTTACCTTCCTCTCCAAGTTCAACAATCGATGCACATTCAACCACAACCCCTGCCCGGCACGATGTTTCTGCAGATACAAGCCCTGAGAATGATAATTCTCGCTACGAAGAGGCTAAAAACCCAGATAATGACGTCGATCTCAAGCCTTCAACAGAGCCAAAGTCGAATCGCGAGGACATTGCTCAGGAAGATGAACACAACAGCAGACACAAGACTCAAAATGAACTCTCTAGTACTGAGGCACTGGGTAGTAATTCAATGTCAGCTGATGCTCAACTTCGTATGGAAGACCAAGCCGCTGCCGGCTCCAAAATTGCTGCGGTTACTGAGATAGCAGATTCTGAAGCTTCGAGTTCGCAGGGTGCTGAAGATCTTAAACTACTGGCACAGCAGGACAGAAATTCGGAGAAAAAAATCGCTGTGGAAAGAGCCGGCGACGGGGCAAATGCTTCGCTGGCAGATGAAACAGTGCGAAGCGAAAAGGTTCGTCCGACCCCCAAAGCAAACGAAGTACCAGATTCGGAGGGTGAGGGACAAACTCCAGTCGACGCTATGGACTTGGATGTCGCTAGTGTCAAGGATTCATCTGAAAGTCAAACTACGTTAGAAAGTGGTCCTATCACAAATGCAAAAGAGCCAACCTCCGTTCTTGAAGAGACCCCAATGCAGATGCCCTCTGATGCTAAGACGCCACCATCTGCGATGTCTACTCCTACAACGCGCAAAGCATCATCGTCAACGCCCGTTCCAGTTCAAGCGCCAATTGAGCGTATGACGACAAGAGTCGCTTCAGGGGCAATCAGACATAAGTCTGTATCTGAGATCCTAGGCGAAACACCGGCGCCGAACACCTCTCCTACTTCTGCGAGAAGTCCTGTTAGCAAGCTAGATACTGAATCGGCTGTTAACTCCCCTTCAAGAGGAAGTACGCCAGGTTCTACTCGTAGTCTGCTCCAAAAATCAAAGGAGAAGAATCAAAGTAGACTTTCAACGGTCGTGTTTGCTAAGAAGCCTACTCCCGGTCCCAGAGTCAACGATATCACTTTGGTGCCTAGGGGTGCTAATTCACATGCAGCACATGCAGCATCTCCTTATGACGATTACTTCGCGTGTTTGTATCTCAATAGCCACAACACACAAAAAACAGGCTATCCGCCATTGGACGGACTACTACAAACCGCTCACAAAACTATCACGACCTCAAATGCTTTTGTGCCCATAACTGAGAATCAAACTACAAGGATTCTGAAGCGCATATATGGGCTCCAGAACACTTCCAAATGGTCTCTACGCCAGCCTAAGCGATCCGAAGAACCCATTCGGCCAACTACGCATTGGGACGTCCTTCTTCAAGAAGCGAAATGGATGCGAACAGATTTTCGTGAAGAACGAAAGTGGAAAATGGCAGTGGCTAAGAACCTAGCATATGCTTGTGCCGAGTGGTTCGAAGCTAGCGTCGAGGAACGAAAAATCCTACAAGTAAATGCTACTCGCCCAGCATTAGTCCTGGCTGAAACCTCGAAGGATGTTGAAATGGATGATGAGACTAGTAAATCTCTTTCGCACCCCACTCCCGAACTGATCGCCTCTGCAGAATTTGATTCTCCAATGGACGATGTCGATGATGAACTTCGCCTTAGTCTTATAGATACTGTCAGCCCTACTGCGATCTTCGGCCTTcaggatgatgatgttgtttttggattGAGTAGATCTCCTGCAACCGATAAACTGTTAGAGGAATTGCCCTTATATGGTGCGCCACTCAGTGTTCCTTGCAATGACTTGCCTACCTCTGAAGTTGACCCTGATCGCTTCTGGAGACGACCCGCGGTCGGTATCAGTAAGTACGTAGAAGGCagaatggaattgaagtttcAGGGCCCCTCGCGGAAGAGGAGCCGATTTGAGTATGAAGAAGAcagtgaagatgaagatgccGAAATAGATGAATCTAGGCGTGAGAAGTCTCTTTTACCGCCTGAACAAACCAACATTGGTTTATTTGACCCCGCCAACAAGCATATCCGCGACCGTATTCATGCTGGACATCAATTTCGGCCACCTTCAGAATTTCCTATGCCAGTGCAAAGTTTCTTCGAGAATCGCTCATGTTCACAGTGGACTTGTTCCGAGGACGACGAGTTAAAGAGACACGTACGAGAGTATGCTTACAATTGGTCGCTTATTTCGAATATGTTATCAAGCCGATCGCTATTTTCATCAGGCGCTGAGAGACGTACGCCTTGGGAATGTTTTGAACGATGGATAGCTTTAGAAGGCTTACCTGCAGAAATGCAAAAAACCGCATACTTCAAGGCCTATAACAACAGAATGGAGGCAGCCCAGCGTAATCTTCAGATTATGGCTGCTGAAGCTGCCCGGCAACCCATCGTGAATGGTCAACCAGTCCCACCTCGAAAGCGAACTACGACCACCCAACGTGTGGAGAAACGGAGGAATCAAAAACATTTAAGCTTAATTGATGCCATGAGAAGATTAGCGAAAAAACGCGAGAACTCTGCTCAAAAGCAGCAGTTGACTGCTGCACAGGCTGCAGCAAGAAAGCCAGCCGAACCAACTCAAACATGGACACCTATCAAGACCCCTCAAGAGTTTAGTCGTTTGAAACATGACCGAGAGGAGCAATACAAGAAAAGCATGGCTGCCTTCCAGCTACGGCAGGAGCAAGTTAGAAGA GAAGCACAAGCTCGCCAAAGAAATGCAATTCAGCAGCAACAAGCTCACCCCAATGGCTTGCCACAACGTGGTCCAGCTCTTCCGAACGGTCTCGTTCCCCCGATTGGACAACCTAACGGAAACGGCCATCTCGCTGTTCCTGGACAGAATAGACCTCGTCCGTTGCCCCCTCACATGGCTGGAGTTGGGCCGATGCCCAACAATCTTCGGATTCCGCAAGCAATGTCCAATGGTGTTCCGCAAGCTCAAATGCAGGGAGGGTTACCATTGAATCCTGCCTTAACACCTGAGCTTGCAGATGGCGCTCGTCGTGCTGCTCTGCAACAaagacaacaacaacatatGCAGAGCATGGCGCAGCAGCAGAATAGCCCACATCCAGGACAGGCACAGAACTCCCCTCCACGAATGAATGGCATGCCTGCGCAGCCTGGATTCATGCCCAATAATATGAATTCTTACAATAGCAACCATATCAATGGTATGGCTGGTTCTCCTGGTATATCAGCGCCTTCTCCAGCTCAAGCAGGCTCTCCTCGGCTAGACCTGCCTCCTTCCGGACTTCCTAATGGTGGCCTGCCTCCAAATGTTCCGTTCAGTGAAATAGCACAAAACGTAAAAAAAGCCAATCCCAATGCGTCTCCAAACGAAATCCACAAGTTGGTGGGTGAAAATATAGCTGCATATGCTAACAACAGGCATTTGCAGCAGCGAGGCTTGGTCCAACCTCCAAGCGGCATAGCAACCAGTGCTATGAACGCAGCGGCCGGCAACAACAACATTGGAATGAATGGTCAAGGAGGACAGCGACCACCGCCAATCGGCATCGAGAATGCTAGTCCGCAGAT GCACAACAGCAGGCAGcacaacagcagcaacagcACTCGCAAGCCATCGTGA
- the Bceaf1 gene encoding Bceaf1, with product MSEVGAPIRNRLLRSKQDEASRINSSRKRKLRELFAVCDNEGPIPVILGIDSNAPPTNSAEAQFLEACDILQDRPFNESNLPARRQLRSDSLKQKSAIRQTGKDLLVKDASHKIEHYFKSDGAIPRKSRGTPPIENSNEGRNIERNGDDVRATAAATGVSIRRSPSKSLQTNSPTESSADIISSVEEAPEIASHLTNAAQSQQQQHDLSSRNFEVDRIKTVVESPPGSPGVNPREAVPPSAEDVANLQEPVIFGANDENHHAATAHLPPKEVQEARIEEMEKAREHTGDRGRHSITNSLRIAVDLPSSPSSTIDAHSTTTPARHDVSADTSPENDNSRYEEAKNPDNDVDLKPSTEPKSNREDIAQEDEHNSRHKTQNELSSTEALGSNSMSADAQLRMEDQAAAGSKIAAVTEIADSEASSSQGAEDLKLLAQQDRNSEKKIAVERAGDGANASLADETVRSEKVRPTPKANEVPDSEGEGQTPVDAMDLDVASVKDSSESQTTLESGPITNAKEPTSVLEETPMQMPSDAKTPPSAMSTPTTRKASSSTPVPVQAPIERMTTRVASGAIRHKSVSEILGETPAPNTSPTSARSPVSKLDTESAVNSPSRGSTPGSTRSLLQKSKEKNQSRLSTVVFAKKPTPGPRVNDITLVPRGANSHAAHAASPYDDYFACLYLNSHNTQKTGYPPLDGLLQTAHKTITTSNAFVPITENQTTRILKRIYGLQNTSKWSLRQPKRSEEPIRPTTHWDVLLQEAKWMRTDFREERKWKMAVAKNLAYACAEWFEASVEERKILQVNATRPALVLAETSKDVEMDDETSKSLSHPTPELIASAEFDSPMDDVDDELRLSLIDTVSPTAIFGLQDDDVVFGLSRSPATDKLLEELPLYGAPLSVPCNDLPTSEVDPDRFWRRPAVGISKYVEGRMELKFQGPSRKRSRFEYEEDSEDEDAEIDESRREKSLLPPEQTNIGLFDPANKHIRDRIHAGHQFRPPSEFPMPVQSFFENRSCSQWTCSEDDELKRHVREYAYNWSLISNMLSSRSLFSSGAERRTPWECFERWIALEGLPAEMQKTAYFKAYNNRMEAAQRNLQIMAAEAARQPIVNGQPVPPRKRTTTTQRVEKRRNQKHLSLIDAMRRLAKKRENSAQKQQLTAAQAAARKPAEPTQTWTPIKTPQEFSRLKHDREEQYKKSMAAFQLRQEQVRREAQARQRNAIQQQQAHPNGLPQRGPALPNGLVPPIGQPNGNGHLAVPGQNRPRPLPPHMAGVGPMPNNLRIPQAMSNGVPQAQMQGGLPLNPALTPELADGARRAALQQRQQQHMQSMAQQQNSPHPGQAQNSPPRMNGMPAQPGFMPNNMNSYNSNHINGMAGSPGISAPSPAQAGSPRLDLPPSGLPNGGLPPNVPFSEIAQNQRGLVQPPSGIATSAMNAAAGNNNIGMNGQGGQRPPPIGIENASPQMHNSRQHNSSNSTRKPS from the exons ATGAGCGAGGTTGGAGCGCCCATTCGCAATCGCCTTTTACGATCAAAACAAGATGAAGCAAG TCGAATTAATTCATCGAGAAAGAGGAAACTTCGCGAGTTGTTCGCAGTTTGCGACAATGAGGGCCCTATACCTGTAATCCTTGGGATAGACTCTAATGCTCCACCAACCAATTCCGCAGAGGCACAATTTCTCGAGGCTTGTGATATCTTACA AGATCGACCCTTCAATGAATCAAATCTACCCGCCCGACGACAACTTCGATCCGATTCCTTGAAACAAAAATCAGCAATTCGCCAAACAGGCAAGGACCTTTTGGTAAAAGATGCGTCTCATAAAATAGAacattatttcaaaagcgaTGGTGCAATACCACGAAAGAGCCGTGGCACTCCTCCAATTGAGAACAGTAACGAAGGACGAAATATCgagagaaatggagatgaCGTTAGggcaacagcagcagcgaCTGGCGTTTCTATACGCAGATCGCCCTCGAAGAGCTTGCAGACAAATTCACCGACCGAGTCTTCTGCAGACATTATTTCTTCCGTGGAGGAGGCACCTGAAATAGCTAGTCATCTTACGAATGCGGCGCAAAgtcaacagcaacagcatgATTTGTCCAGTAGAAATTTCGAAGTCGATCGTATCAAGACAGTAGTGGAAAGCCCTCCTGGAAGCCCTGGAGTGAATCCAAGGGAAGCCGTACCTCCATCTGCCGAAGACGTTGCGAACCTGCAAGAGCCAGTTATCTTTGGCGCGAATGATGAGAATCATCATGCTGCAACTGCTCATTTACCACCGAAAGAGGTTCAAGAAGCCCGAAtagaggagatggagaaggcaCGCGAGCACACAGGGGATAGAGGTAGACATTCAATCACGAATTCACTTAGGATTGCCGTGGATTTACCTTCCTCTCCAAGTTCAACAATCGATGCACATTCAACCACAACCCCTGCCCGGCACGATGTTTCTGCAGATACAAGCCCTGAGAATGATAATTCTCGCTACGAAGAGGCTAAAAACCCAGATAATGACGTCGATCTCAAGCCTTCAACAGAGCCAAAGTCGAATCGCGAGGACATTGCTCAGGAAGATGAACACAACAGCAGACACAAGACTCAAAATGAACTCTCTAGTACTGAGGCACTGGGTAGTAATTCAATGTCAGCTGATGCTCAACTTCGTATGGAAGACCAAGCCGCTGCCGGCTCCAAAATTGCTGCGGTTACTGAGATAGCAGATTCTGAAGCTTCGAGTTCGCAGGGTGCTGAAGATCTTAAACTACTGGCACAGCAGGACAGAAATTCGGAGAAAAAAATCGCTGTGGAAAGAGCCGGCGACGGGGCAAATGCTTCGCTGGCAGATGAAACAGTGCGAAGCGAAAAGGTTCGTCCGACCCCCAAAGCAAACGAAGTACCAGATTCGGAGGGTGAGGGACAAACTCCAGTCGACGCTATGGACTTGGATGTCGCTAGTGTCAAGGATTCATCTGAAAGTCAAACTACGTTAGAAAGTGGTCCTATCACAAATGCAAAAGAGCCAACCTCCGTTCTTGAAGAGACCCCAATGCAGATGCCCTCTGATGCTAAGACGCCACCATCTGCGATGTCTACTCCTACAACGCGCAAAGCATCATCGTCAACGCCCGTTCCAGTTCAAGCGCCAATTGAGCGTATGACGACAAGAGTCGCTTCAGGGGCAATCAGACATAAGTCTGTATCTGAGATCCTAGGCGAAACACCGGCGCCGAACACCTCTCCTACTTCTGCGAGAAGTCCTGTTAGCAAGCTAGATACTGAATCGGCTGTTAACTCCCCTTCAAGAGGAAGTACGCCAGGTTCTACTCGTAGTCTGCTCCAAAAATCAAAGGAGAAGAATCAAAGTAGACTTTCAACGGTCGTGTTTGCTAAGAAGCCTACTCCCGGTCCCAGAGTCAACGATATCACTTTGGTGCCTAGGGGTGCTAATTCACATGCAGCACATGCAGCATCTCCTTATGACGATTACTTCGCGTGTTTGTATCTCAATAGCCACAACACACAAAAAACAGGCTATCCGCCATTGGACGGACTACTACAAACCGCTCACAAAACTATCACGACCTCAAATGCTTTTGTGCCCATAACTGAGAATCAAACTACAAGGATTCTGAAGCGCATATATGGGCTCCAGAACACTTCCAAATGGTCTCTACGCCAGCCTAAGCGATCCGAAGAACCCATTCGGCCAACTACGCATTGGGACGTCCTTCTTCAAGAAGCGAAATGGATGCGAACAGATTTTCGTGAAGAACGAAAGTGGAAAATGGCAGTGGCTAAGAACCTAGCATATGCTTGTGCCGAGTGGTTCGAAGCTAGCGTCGAGGAACGAAAAATCCTACAAGTAAATGCTACTCGCCCAGCATTAGTCCTGGCTGAAACCTCGAAGGATGTTGAAATGGATGATGAGACTAGTAAATCTCTTTCGCACCCCACTCCCGAACTGATCGCCTCTGCAGAATTTGATTCTCCAATGGACGATGTCGATGATGAACTTCGCCTTAGTCTTATAGATACTGTCAGCCCTACTGCGATCTTCGGCCTTcaggatgatgatgttgtttttggattGAGTAGATCTCCTGCAACCGATAAACTGTTAGAGGAATTGCCCTTATATGGTGCGCCACTCAGTGTTCCTTGCAATGACTTGCCTACCTCTGAAGTTGACCCTGATCGCTTCTGGAGACGACCCGCGGTCGGTATCAGTAAGTACGTAGAAGGCagaatggaattgaagtttcAGGGCCCCTCGCGGAAGAGGAGCCGATTTGAGTATGAAGAAGAcagtgaagatgaagatgccGAAATAGATGAATCTAGGCGTGAGAAGTCTCTTTTACCGCCTGAACAAACCAACATTGGTTTATTTGACCCCGCCAACAAGCATATCCGCGACCGTATTCATGCTGGACATCAATTTCGGCCACCTTCAGAATTTCCTATGCCAGTGCAAAGTTTCTTCGAGAATCGCTCATGTTCACAGTGGACTTGTTCCGAGGACGACGAGTTAAAGAGACACGTACGAGAGTATGCTTACAATTGGTCGCTTATTTCGAATATGTTATCAAGCCGATCGCTATTTTCATCAGGCGCTGAGAGACGTACGCCTTGGGAATGTTTTGAACGATGGATAGCTTTAGAAGGCTTACCTGCAGAAATGCAAAAAACCGCATACTTCAAGGCCTATAACAACAGAATGGAGGCAGCCCAGCGTAATCTTCAGATTATGGCTGCTGAAGCTGCCCGGCAACCCATCGTGAATGGTCAACCAGTCCCACCTCGAAAGCGAACTACGACCACCCAACGTGTGGAGAAACGGAGGAATCAAAAACATTTAAGCTTAATTGATGCCATGAGAAGATTAGCGAAAAAACGCGAGAACTCTGCTCAAAAGCAGCAGTTGACTGCTGCACAGGCTGCAGCAAGAAAGCCAGCCGAACCAACTCAAACATGGACACCTATCAAGACCCCTCAAGAGTTTAGTCGTTTGAAACATGACCGAGAGGAGCAATACAAGAAAAGCATGGCTGCCTTCCAGCTACGGCAGGAGCAAGTTAGAAGA GAAGCACAAGCTCGCCAAAGAAATGCAATTCAGCAGCAACAAGCTCACCCCAATGGCTTGCCACAACGTGGTCCAGCTCTTCCGAACGGTCTCGTTCCCCCGATTGGACAACCTAACGGAAACGGCCATCTCGCTGTTCCTGGACAGAATAGACCTCGTCCGTTGCCCCCTCACATGGCTGGAGTTGGGCCGATGCCCAACAATCTTCGGATTCCGCAAGCAATGTCCAATGGTGTTCCGCAAGCTCAAATGCAGGGAGGGTTACCATTGAATCCTGCCTTAACACCTGAGCTTGCAGATGGCGCTCGTCGTGCTGCTCTGCAACAaagacaacaacaacatatGCAGAGCATGGCGCAGCAGCAGAATAGCCCACATCCAGGACAGGCACAGAACTCCCCTCCACGAATGAATGGCATGCCTGCGCAGCCTGGATTCATGCCCAATAATATGAATTCTTACAATAGCAACCATATCAATGGTATGGCTGGTTCTCCTGGTATATCAGCGCCTTCTCCAGCTCAAGCAGGCTCTCCTCGGCTAGACCTGCCTCCTTCCGGACTTCCTAATGGTGGCCTGCCTCCAAATGTTCCGTTCAGTGAAATAGCACAAAAC CAGCGAGGCTTGGTCCAACCTCCAAGCGGCATAGCAACCAGTGCTATGAACGCAGCGGCCGGCAACAACAACATTGGAATGAATGGTCAAGGAGGACAGCGACCACCGCCAATCGGCATCGAGAATGCTAGTCCGCAGAT GCACAACAGCAGGCAGcacaacagcagcaacagcACTCGCAAGCCATCGTGA